One part of the Anaeromyxobacter sp. Fw109-5 genome encodes these proteins:
- a CDS encoding TolC family protein produces MNAVTAVTMLVLAAAQAQEPAPSAAPAPQPEQAAPPAAQEGGPQRPSLDAQPAPQPAPAGEIITLQQALGIAASRNLDLKALDARLRQADEASAQAWAGFLPQLTASGRYTRNERESSIPEGAFDPGVPGVRPPSPKITIVPKDQLTGQLEATQVLFSPALWFGIRAAHKGEAVARHSIENARRDLLFGVAQAYYGVAALKQSVEVTERLLEIARRQESDARVRYQAGTIAKVGYLRAEIDRARAEQDLRRSRNSYESARIALATLLDRPVDFEVTDPPEPDLPPDLAQLEEAALRHRNDVQAARRNVELQRASRNASWGRYFPDVAAFGLYQGQNAAGFSGQETAWAAGVGLSWTLLDGGLRESQLREGNAKVAEAEASAASTEALARREVRQAILDLESARANAAKAREQRDLAAENQRLVDVSYRAGAATAVEQADATAELRNSEIAVTTESLSAQLAAVRLLQVAGEFDPFRRLEAVRQPAQSPEAAVPAPQR; encoded by the coding sequence ATGAACGCAGTGACCGCAGTGACCATGCTCGTGCTCGCGGCGGCGCAGGCGCAGGAGCCTGCCCCGAGCGCCGCGCCCGCGCCGCAGCCCGAGCAGGCGGCCCCGCCGGCGGCGCAGGAGGGCGGACCCCAGCGGCCCAGCCTCGACGCGCAGCCCGCGCCGCAGCCCGCGCCCGCCGGAGAGATCATCACGCTCCAGCAGGCGCTCGGGATCGCCGCCTCGCGCAACCTCGACCTGAAGGCGCTCGACGCGCGGCTCCGCCAGGCGGACGAGGCGTCGGCGCAGGCGTGGGCCGGGTTCCTGCCGCAGCTCACGGCGAGCGGCCGGTACACGCGGAACGAGCGCGAGAGCTCGATCCCGGAGGGCGCCTTCGATCCGGGAGTCCCCGGCGTGCGGCCGCCCAGCCCGAAGATCACCATCGTCCCCAAGGACCAGCTCACCGGCCAGCTGGAGGCGACCCAGGTCCTGTTCTCGCCCGCCCTGTGGTTCGGCATCCGCGCCGCGCACAAGGGCGAGGCCGTGGCGAGGCACAGCATCGAGAACGCCCGCCGCGATCTGCTCTTCGGCGTGGCGCAGGCGTACTACGGCGTGGCGGCGCTGAAGCAGTCGGTGGAGGTCACCGAGCGGCTCCTCGAGATCGCGCGCCGGCAGGAGAGCGACGCCCGCGTGCGCTACCAGGCGGGCACCATCGCCAAGGTCGGCTACCTGCGCGCGGAGATCGACCGCGCGCGCGCCGAGCAGGATCTCCGCCGCTCGCGCAACTCCTACGAGTCCGCCCGCATCGCGCTCGCCACGCTCCTCGATCGTCCGGTCGACTTCGAGGTGACGGACCCGCCCGAGCCGGACCTGCCGCCGGACCTCGCGCAGCTCGAGGAGGCCGCCCTGCGCCACCGGAACGACGTCCAGGCGGCGCGCCGCAACGTCGAGCTGCAGCGCGCGAGCCGCAACGCCAGCTGGGGGCGCTACTTCCCGGACGTCGCCGCGTTCGGGCTGTATCAGGGTCAAAACGCCGCCGGGTTCAGCGGCCAGGAGACGGCGTGGGCCGCCGGCGTCGGGCTCTCCTGGACCCTCCTCGACGGCGGGCTGCGCGAGTCCCAGCTCCGCGAGGGCAACGCCAAGGTCGCCGAGGCGGAGGCCAGCGCGGCGAGCACGGAGGCGCTCGCGCGAAGGGAGGTGCGCCAGGCGATCCTCGACCTCGAGAGCGCGCGCGCCAACGCCGCGAAGGCCAGGGAGCAGCGCGACCTGGCCGCCGAGAACCAGCGCCTCGTCGACGTCTCCTACCGCGCGGGGGCCGCCACCGCGGTGGAGCAGGCGGACGCCACCGCCGAGCTCCGCAACTCCGAGATCGCCGTCACGACCGAGTCGCTGTCCGCGCAGCTCGCGGCGGTGAGGCTCCTCCAGGTGGCGGGCGAGTTCGATCCGTTCCGCCGGCTGGAGGCGGTGCGGCAGCCGGCGCAGTCGCCGGAGGCAGCCGTGCCCGCGCCGCAGCGCTGA
- a CDS encoding MarR family winged helix-turn-helix transcriptional regulator: protein MRNTSDAGLRREARALRGRVIALARHRSLRDPVAASCADLELTPPQIHALLWLGHDGPLTMGELARRVAVTEKTVTGIVDRLERDGHLKRERDAEDRRLVRARLTSGGEQLFRRIDADIEDRITALLGALDLDDRRALTRILDKLVARLAAPEEGGRR from the coding sequence ATGCGGAATACCTCCGACGCCGGGCTGCGCCGCGAGGCGCGGGCGCTGCGCGGGCGCGTCATCGCGCTGGCGCGCCACCGCTCGCTGCGCGACCCGGTGGCGGCGAGCTGCGCCGACCTCGAGCTCACCCCGCCGCAGATCCACGCGCTGCTCTGGCTCGGTCACGACGGGCCGCTGACGATGGGCGAGCTCGCCCGGCGCGTGGCGGTGACCGAGAAGACCGTCACCGGGATCGTCGACAGGCTCGAGCGCGACGGGCACCTGAAGCGGGAGCGCGACGCGGAGGATCGGCGGCTCGTGCGCGCGCGGCTCACCTCGGGCGGCGAGCAGCTCTTCCGGCGCATCGACGCCGACATCGAGGACAGGATCACCGCGCTCCTCGGCGCCCTCGACCTCGACGATCGCAGGGCGCTGACGCGCATCCTCGACAAGCTCGTCGCCCGCCTCGCCGCGCCGGAGGAGGGCGGCCGGAGGTGA
- a CDS encoding tetratricopeptide repeat protein produces the protein MRVGCPHCHAAYNIDDRRIPATGLNVRCPKCRETFPVRPADPAGQGAPVPLPTGTGQASGAVPLAPPSSASEGRPGAAPGVPLPPPAAPASGGVPLPAPRAAPAVAPDLVTSAGIPLPPPIPAGNASTDPFAAPPGADPFGMDVPDATADAVEAAPEGEALGFGEVDLGGGAPAARAAPSLDDTDPFAPAPGATSWPPSSAAPAAQPFAAASGADPFAKPEDPASAPRREPPAAGEPLETLYGEGAEAPPADEVRYQVRLRSGKIVGPLGVPQVMGLRVRGELTGDEEVCREGEDDWSPMSEVDALAGAAAAPARQGGRVAKLGRGAGRPRASGVAVAGAALAIVLAVGVGAGFTPHGYFFTAALRGKDGARTAALVAQARAALAKGDYPSERTALDLAARAVAADPDARDAAALHAMVVAALELRHGAPPAALEQARRAADRLAGGDAPDAPALAARLALSVAGGGGATAPQEAALERSGGAAARDPEVVALLARAALLRGDAAAAAARFEALAALEPQGARALHGKALAALARGDAPAAKAAFEAALARDGGHLPSRLGLATLSQAAGDPAGTERHLAPLLAKDAEAKLAPGERARALALRAELLARSAAGAAEAVRTWEAATAIDPRATEIRVALARHRLAHGDAGGAVAATEPVAASAAKDAALAAVRVRALAGAGRALDALSLADVALASAPADANLSLAKAAALAGAGRIEDAAELYRAVAARSPEAWEPRLALGRIALTRRQLDAAAVELEAAVERAPRVAAVHVGVGDLRLAQGNAAGAEAAFRQALAVEPESAAAETGLARIALARGDAAAARARLDRALALDPRDAEGHVAFGTLLWSAGDLAGAEKSLQTAVELQPRNATALMRLGAVKLERGDVDGAVQRLTAAAGEAPQLAEAQQWLGRALLARGETPSAVAKLRRAVELDGSNVDHHLHLGAALERANALDEALAAYRAAAKADPRRADAHERLALLFAANGRCDAAIPAYEKAVAAAPRLARLQIALGDCQLRVGKAEDAAKVFRAVLRADAKAVPVLYRLGRALHESEGERAALPWYERAAREDKGNPMPHYYLGYLYKERGERRRAVEAFKAFLALRPDADERKDIEGEIEDLGGAL, from the coding sequence ATGAGGGTCGGCTGCCCGCACTGTCACGCCGCGTACAACATCGACGACCGCCGCATCCCGGCGACGGGCCTGAACGTGCGCTGCCCGAAGTGCCGGGAGACCTTTCCCGTGCGTCCCGCCGACCCCGCCGGGCAGGGCGCTCCCGTCCCGCTCCCAACCGGCACCGGCCAGGCGTCCGGCGCCGTTCCGCTCGCGCCCCCCTCCAGCGCGAGCGAAGGTCGCCCCGGCGCCGCGCCGGGCGTTCCGCTCCCGCCGCCCGCGGCGCCGGCCTCTGGCGGCGTCCCGCTGCCGGCCCCCCGCGCCGCTCCCGCCGTGGCCCCGGACCTCGTCACCTCGGCCGGCATCCCGCTGCCGCCGCCCATCCCCGCAGGCAACGCATCCACCGACCCGTTCGCGGCCCCGCCCGGCGCGGATCCGTTCGGGATGGACGTGCCGGACGCGACCGCCGACGCCGTCGAGGCCGCGCCCGAGGGCGAGGCCCTCGGGTTCGGCGAGGTCGACCTCGGCGGGGGCGCGCCCGCGGCGCGCGCAGCTCCCTCGCTGGACGACACGGATCCGTTCGCGCCCGCGCCGGGAGCGACGTCCTGGCCTCCTTCGAGCGCCGCGCCGGCGGCGCAGCCGTTCGCCGCGGCGAGCGGCGCCGATCCCTTCGCGAAGCCCGAGGACCCGGCGAGCGCGCCGCGGCGCGAGCCACCCGCCGCGGGCGAACCCCTCGAGACGCTCTACGGCGAGGGGGCCGAGGCTCCGCCGGCGGACGAGGTGCGCTACCAGGTGCGGCTACGGTCGGGGAAGATCGTCGGGCCGCTCGGCGTGCCGCAGGTCATGGGGCTGCGCGTGCGCGGCGAGCTCACCGGCGACGAGGAGGTCTGCCGCGAGGGCGAGGACGACTGGTCGCCCATGAGCGAGGTCGATGCGCTCGCCGGTGCCGCCGCGGCGCCGGCGAGGCAGGGCGGCCGGGTCGCGAAGCTCGGCCGCGGCGCCGGCCGGCCCCGCGCCTCCGGGGTGGCGGTGGCCGGAGCCGCGCTCGCGATCGTGCTCGCGGTGGGCGTCGGCGCCGGCTTCACGCCCCACGGCTACTTCTTCACCGCCGCGCTGCGCGGCAAGGACGGGGCGCGCACGGCGGCGCTCGTCGCCCAGGCGCGCGCGGCGCTCGCGAAGGGCGACTACCCGTCGGAGCGCACCGCGCTCGATCTCGCGGCCCGGGCGGTGGCGGCGGATCCGGACGCGCGCGACGCGGCGGCGCTGCACGCGATGGTGGTGGCGGCGCTCGAGCTGCGGCACGGCGCGCCGCCGGCGGCGCTGGAGCAGGCGCGCCGGGCCGCGGACCGGCTCGCCGGCGGCGACGCTCCCGACGCGCCGGCGCTCGCCGCGCGGCTCGCGCTGAGCGTGGCCGGGGGCGGCGGCGCCACCGCGCCGCAGGAGGCCGCGCTCGAGCGCTCGGGCGGAGCGGCGGCGAGGGACCCGGAGGTGGTCGCGCTGCTGGCGCGCGCGGCGCTGCTGAGGGGCGACGCCGCGGCCGCCGCGGCGCGCTTCGAGGCGCTCGCGGCGCTCGAGCCCCAGGGGGCGCGCGCCCTGCACGGCAAGGCGCTCGCCGCGCTCGCCCGCGGCGACGCACCGGCGGCGAAGGCCGCCTTCGAGGCCGCGCTCGCCCGGGACGGAGGTCACCTGCCGTCGCGGCTCGGGCTCGCGACCCTCTCCCAGGCCGCCGGCGACCCGGCGGGAACGGAGCGCCACCTCGCGCCGCTCCTCGCCAAGGACGCGGAGGCGAAGCTCGCGCCGGGCGAGCGGGCGCGCGCGCTCGCGCTGCGCGCGGAGCTCCTCGCGCGGAGCGCGGCGGGCGCCGCCGAGGCCGTTCGGACCTGGGAGGCGGCGACGGCGATCGATCCGCGGGCGACCGAGATCCGCGTCGCGCTCGCGCGGCACCGGCTCGCCCACGGCGACGCCGGCGGGGCGGTCGCCGCGACCGAGCCCGTCGCCGCGTCCGCCGCGAAGGACGCGGCGCTCGCGGCGGTGCGTGTGCGCGCCCTCGCGGGCGCCGGGCGGGCGCTCGACGCCCTCTCCCTGGCGGACGTGGCGCTCGCCAGCGCGCCGGCGGACGCGAACCTGTCGCTCGCGAAGGCGGCCGCGCTCGCCGGGGCGGGCCGCATCGAGGACGCGGCGGAGCTCTACCGGGCGGTGGCGGCGAGGAGCCCCGAGGCGTGGGAGCCGCGGCTCGCGCTCGGCCGGATCGCGCTCACGCGCCGGCAGCTGGACGCGGCGGCCGTGGAGCTCGAGGCGGCGGTCGAGCGCGCGCCCCGCGTCGCCGCCGTGCACGTGGGGGTGGGCGATCTCCGGCTCGCCCAGGGGAACGCCGCGGGCGCCGAGGCGGCCTTCCGCCAGGCGCTCGCGGTCGAGCCCGAGAGCGCGGCCGCCGAGACCGGCCTCGCCCGGATCGCCCTCGCCCGCGGGGACGCGGCGGCCGCGCGGGCGCGGCTCGATCGCGCCCTCGCCCTCGATCCCCGGGACGCGGAGGGGCACGTCGCCTTCGGGACCCTGCTCTGGTCGGCCGGCGATCTGGCGGGGGCGGAGAAGTCGCTGCAGACCGCGGTCGAGCTCCAGCCGCGCAACGCCACCGCGCTCATGCGGCTCGGCGCCGTGAAGCTCGAGCGTGGCGACGTGGACGGCGCCGTGCAGCGGCTCACGGCGGCGGCCGGCGAGGCGCCCCAGCTGGCGGAGGCGCAGCAGTGGCTCGGGCGCGCGCTGCTGGCCAGGGGAGAGACCCCGTCCGCGGTGGCGAAGCTCCGCCGGGCGGTCGAGCTCGACGGCTCGAACGTCGACCACCACCTGCACCTCGGCGCGGCGCTCGAGCGGGCGAACGCGCTCGACGAGGCGCTCGCGGCCTACCGCGCCGCCGCCAAGGCCGACCCGCGCCGCGCCGACGCGCACGAGCGGCTCGCGCTCCTCTTCGCCGCGAACGGCCGCTGCGACGCGGCGATCCCCGCGTACGAGAAGGCGGTCGCCGCCGCCCCGCGGCTGGCGCGGCTGCAGATCGCGCTCGGCGACTGCCAGCTCCGCGTGGGGAAGGCGGAGGACGCGGCGAAGGTGTTCCGCGCCGTGCTGCGCGCCGACGCGAAGGCCGTGCCGGTGCTCTACCGCCTGGGGCGCGCGCTGCACGAGTCGGAGGGCGAGCGCGCGGCGCTGCCGTGGTACGAGCGCGCCGCCCGCGAGGACAAGGGCAACCCGATGCCGCACTACTACCTCGGCTACCTCTACAAGGAGCGGGGCGAGCGCCGCCGCGCGGTCGAGGCGTTCAAGGCCTTCCTCGCCCTGAGGCCCGACGCGGACGAGCGGAAGGACATCGAGGGGGAGATCGAGGATCTGGGCGGGGCGCTGTAG
- a CDS encoding lysophospholipid acyltransferase family protein, translating into MSELSDAVRERLKTWTYRLGGPGTRARLEKITAPANEFGVDPYGLDLDFAVAAAAPLSWLYRKYFRVQLHGIERVPPEGRVVLVSNHSGQLPFDAAMIEMALLLEKDPPRVVRALVEKWVPTLPFVSTFMARCGQIVGTPENCRRLLAADEAILVFPEGVRGLNKPFRERYRLRKFGPGFMRLALESGAPIVPVGVVGAEEQAPALLDLKPLARLLAFPAFPITPTIVPFPLPARYHLHFGEPLRFTGSPDEDDAELERKVEEVQAAVAALLERGLAERKHVFW; encoded by the coding sequence ATGTCGGAGTTGTCGGACGCCGTGCGCGAGCGGCTCAAGACGTGGACGTACCGCCTCGGCGGCCCCGGCACGCGCGCCCGCCTCGAGAAGATCACCGCCCCCGCCAACGAGTTCGGCGTCGACCCCTACGGCCTCGACCTCGACTTCGCCGTGGCGGCCGCGGCGCCGCTCAGCTGGCTCTACCGCAAGTACTTCCGGGTCCAGCTGCACGGCATCGAGCGCGTGCCGCCGGAGGGACGCGTGGTCCTCGTGTCGAACCACTCGGGTCAGCTGCCGTTCGACGCCGCGATGATCGAGATGGCGCTCCTCCTCGAGAAGGACCCGCCCCGCGTCGTGCGCGCCCTCGTCGAGAAGTGGGTGCCCACCCTCCCGTTCGTCTCGACGTTCATGGCGCGCTGCGGGCAGATCGTCGGCACGCCCGAGAACTGCCGCAGGCTGCTCGCCGCCGACGAGGCGATCCTCGTGTTCCCGGAGGGCGTGCGGGGCCTCAACAAGCCGTTCCGCGAGCGCTACCGCCTGCGCAAGTTCGGCCCGGGCTTCATGCGCCTCGCGCTCGAGTCCGGAGCGCCCATCGTTCCGGTCGGCGTGGTCGGCGCCGAGGAGCAGGCCCCGGCGCTGCTCGACCTCAAGCCGCTCGCGCGGCTGCTCGCCTTCCCCGCCTTCCCCATCACGCCCACGATCGTCCCCTTCCCGCTCCCGGCGCGTTACCACCTCCACTTCGGCGAGCCGCTCCGGTTCACCGGCTCGCCCGACGAGGACGACGCCGAGCTGGAGCGCAAGGTGGAGGAGGTCCAGGCCGCGGTCGCCGCGCTGCTCGAGCGCGGCCTCGCCGAGCGCAAGCACGTCTTCTGGTAG
- a CDS encoding SDR family oxidoreductase, whose amino-acid sequence MAPHLDPSTSLDLPRKVLVTGISGNLGRALAKLLHTETRVIGLDRRPFAGKPKDLAHHQLDLRKARVEEVFRRHRPEALIHMGIMHDPRDPRSEAHSFNVLGTHKILDLCVRHGVKKAVVLSSANVYGPRPDNSNFLPEETPLMAGERFSEMRDLIELDMYAQSFMWKHPELETVVLRPVNIIGPTVRNAPSNYLRLERPLTVLGFDPMVQIIHEEDVCRALVLALKPGLRGIFNVTGPGQLPLSAILRELGRRPVPVPHFLIRSLLRRAFEARLTSFPPEEVDHVQYLCIVDGSRFAREAGWAPQLSLRETIRSVA is encoded by the coding sequence GTGGCGCCCCACCTCGATCCCTCCACGTCCCTGGACCTGCCGCGGAAGGTCCTCGTGACCGGGATCTCCGGCAACCTCGGCCGCGCGCTCGCGAAGCTCCTCCACACCGAGACGCGCGTCATCGGGCTCGACCGGCGGCCGTTCGCGGGCAAGCCGAAGGACCTCGCCCACCACCAGCTCGACCTCCGCAAGGCGCGCGTCGAGGAGGTCTTCCGGCGCCACCGCCCCGAGGCGCTCATCCACATGGGCATCATGCACGACCCTCGGGACCCCCGCAGCGAGGCCCACTCCTTCAACGTCCTCGGCACGCACAAGATCCTCGATCTCTGCGTGCGCCACGGCGTGAAGAAGGCCGTCGTGCTCTCCTCCGCGAACGTCTACGGCCCGCGCCCCGACAACTCGAACTTCCTCCCGGAGGAGACGCCGCTCATGGCGGGGGAGCGGTTCAGCGAGATGCGGGATCTCATCGAGCTCGACATGTACGCGCAGTCGTTCATGTGGAAGCACCCCGAGCTCGAGACGGTGGTGCTGCGCCCGGTGAACATCATCGGCCCCACCGTCCGGAACGCGCCCTCGAACTACCTCCGCCTCGAGCGGCCGCTCACGGTCCTCGGCTTCGATCCGATGGTGCAGATCATCCACGAGGAGGACGTGTGCCGCGCCCTCGTGCTCGCGCTGAAGCCGGGCCTGCGCGGGATCTTCAACGTGACCGGGCCGGGCCAGCTGCCGCTCTCGGCCATCCTGCGCGAGCTCGGGCGGCGCCCCGTCCCGGTGCCGCACTTCCTCATCCGGTCCCTGCTGCGCCGGGCCTTCGAGGCGCGGCTCACGAGCTTCCCGCCGGAGGAGGTCGATCACGTCCAGTACCTCTGCATCGTGGACGGATCCCGGTTCGCCCGGGAGGCGGGCTGGGCCCCTCAGCTGTCCCTTCGGGAGACCATCCGCAGCGTGGCGTAG
- a CDS encoding Hsp33 family molecular chaperone HslO yields the protein MSDRLCRGLFPERGLRAVFVRVGDTARMARVLHGLYPTSAHLFAQALAAGALLGALQKERGRVNLQLECDGPLAGLFVDADTEGNVRGYVRRPDVHFPGDPARGARAALGGAGFLSVLRQLGDGQHYRSAVELRAADLAEDLRRWFAASEQVATALDLAVVPLDGEPLGEVAGVLLQRLPDGDDGAIEAARARLAAGALPAALARGASAQEVIAEVGGAGFELLADVEVAYRCGCSQERARTAVSALGREGVLEVLETERQAVITCEFCRSRYVVDEEALREIARRLAEREASG from the coding sequence ATGTCCGATCGTCTCTGCCGCGGCCTGTTCCCCGAGCGCGGGCTCCGGGCCGTGTTCGTCCGCGTGGGTGACACCGCGCGCATGGCGCGCGTCCTCCACGGCCTCTACCCGACGAGCGCCCACCTGTTCGCCCAGGCGCTGGCCGCGGGCGCGCTGCTCGGCGCCCTCCAGAAGGAGCGAGGACGCGTCAACCTGCAGCTCGAGTGCGACGGCCCGCTGGCGGGCCTGTTCGTGGACGCCGACACCGAGGGCAACGTCCGGGGCTACGTCCGCCGCCCCGACGTGCACTTCCCGGGCGACCCCGCCCGCGGTGCACGCGCGGCGCTGGGGGGCGCCGGGTTCCTGTCCGTCCTGCGCCAGCTCGGCGACGGCCAGCACTACCGCAGCGCGGTCGAGCTGCGCGCGGCGGACCTCGCGGAGGACCTCCGGCGCTGGTTCGCGGCGAGCGAGCAGGTCGCGACCGCCCTCGACCTCGCGGTCGTCCCGCTGGACGGCGAGCCGCTCGGGGAGGTGGCCGGCGTCCTCCTCCAGCGCTTGCCCGACGGCGACGACGGCGCCATCGAGGCCGCGCGCGCCCGGCTCGCCGCGGGCGCGCTGCCGGCGGCCCTCGCCCGCGGCGCCTCCGCCCAGGAGGTGATCGCCGAGGTGGGCGGCGCGGGGTTCGAGCTGCTCGCCGACGTGGAGGTCGCCTACCGGTGCGGCTGCAGCCAGGAGCGGGCGAGGACGGCCGTCTCGGCGCTGGGGCGCGAGGGCGTGCTCGAGGTGCTCGAGACGGAGCGACAGGCGGTGATCACCTGCGAGTTCTGCAGGTCCAGGTACGTCGTCGACGAGGAGGCGCTCCGCGAGATCGCGCGCCGGCTCGCCGAGCGCGAGGCGAGCGGGTGA